The Magnetococcales bacterium genome contains the following window.
TCGATGCCGGGGTGCCCGTGCGGCGTCAGGGGCTTTCCGAGGAAGAGAAGATTGCGGCACGGGAGTTGTTTTTATTGACTGCCAAACCCGTCCTCTACGTTTGCAACGTCGCCGAGGCCGAGGTGGCGGTGGCGCAAAAGCCCGGCCAGCACCCCCTGGTTGATGCTGTCCGTGCCATCGCCGCCGCAGAGGGGGCTGCCGTGGCCGTTTTGTGCGGGGCCATCGAAGCCGAGATCGCCGAGTTGGCGGATGAAGAGAAAAAGGCCTTCCTGGACGATTTGGGCCTCGCCGAGCCTGGTTTGCACCGTTTGATCGCTTCGGCCTACTCCCTGTTGGGGTTGATCACCTACTTTACCGCCGGTCCCAAAGAGGTGCGCGCCTGGACCATCCAGCGCAACGATACGGCCTTCGCTGCCGCCGGGGTGATCCATACCGATTTCCAAAAAGGATTCATCCGGGCGGAGGTGATCGCCTATGCCGATATGATCGCCTGCGGGGGGGAACAGGGCGCCCGCGAAAAAGGCCGCCTGCGCCTCGAAGGCCGGGATTATGTGGTGAACGATGGCGATTTGATGCACTTTCGGTTTAATGTGTGAGGAAGAGATTTGTAACCGTTCAGAGCCCTGGGTCGAATGGGGGTCCAGGAGACTGGTTCCCTGGCAGGTCCAGGACAGAGTCCTGGTGGGGTTCGGGGCGAAGCTCTGACAAAGGCTTTCATATCCGAGCTTTTCTGGAAGGGGTGCCGAACGGTTACGCCAAAAGTTCTCGCGGCAATAAAATCGAGAAGGAGGACCGCAACG
Protein-coding sequences here:
- the ychF gene encoding redox-regulated ATPase YchF, which produces MALKCGIVGLPNVGKSTIFNALTAAGAAMANYPFCTIEPNIGVVAVPDPRLQELTALIQPKATVPTTMEFVDIAGLVKGASRGEGLGNQFLGHIRQVDAVAHVVRCFEDADITHVHDRVDPASDIQVIETELMLADLDATRRRMESTGKKIRSGEKEALFLAAVSEKIAAGLDAGVPVRRQGLSEEEKIAARELFLLTAKPVLYVCNVAEAEVAVAQKPGQHPLVDAVRAIAAAEGAAVAVLCGAIEAEIAELADEEKKAFLDDLGLAEPGLHRLIASAYSLLGLITYFTAGPKEVRAWTIQRNDTAFAAAGVIHTDFQKGFIRAEVIAYADMIACGGEQGAREKGRLRLEGRDYVVNDGDLMHFRFNV